From one Streptococcus oralis genomic stretch:
- the dltA gene encoding D-alanine--poly(phosphoribitol) ligase subunit DltA gives MSNKPIKDMIETIEHFAQTQPTYPVYNVLGQEHTYGDLKADSDSLAAAIDQLGLPEKSPVVVFGGQEYEMLATFVALTKSGHAYIPIDSHSALERVSAIVEVAKPSLIITISDFPLEQTSTPMLNLKQVHEAFAQASSYEMTHPVKGDDNYYIIFTSGTTGKPKGVQISHDNLLSFTNWMITDKEFATPSRPQMLAQPPYSFDLSVMYWAPTLALGGTLFALPSAITQDFKQLFAIIFALPIAIWTSTPSFADMAMLSEDFNSEKMPGITHFYFDGEELTVKTAQKLRERFPDARIINAYGPTEATVALSAVAVTDEMLTTLKRLPIGYTKADSPTFIIDEEGKKVPNGEQGEIIVSGPAVSKGYMNNPEKTAEAFFEFEGLPAYHTGDVGTMTDEGLLLYGGRMDFQIKFNGYRIELEDVSQNLNKSRFIESAVAVPRYNKDHKVQNLLAYVILKDGVRQQFERDIDITKAIKEDLADIMMSYMMPSKFLYRDSLPLTPNGKIDIKGLINEVNSQ, from the coding sequence GTGTCTAATAAACCGATAAAAGATATGATTGAAACGATTGAGCACTTTGCTCAAACGCAACCAACATATCCTGTCTACAATGTTTTAGGTCAAGAGCATACTTATGGTGATCTGAAGGCTGATTCAGATAGTTTAGCTGCAGCTATCGACCAACTAGGCTTGCCTGAGAAATCTCCAGTCGTCGTTTTTGGTGGTCAGGAATATGAGATGTTGGCTACCTTTGTAGCGCTAACTAAGTCAGGTCATGCCTATATCCCAATTGATAGCCATTCGGCCTTGGAAAGAGTTTCTGCTATCGTAGAAGTTGCAAAGCCAAGCTTGATTATTACTATCTCAGATTTTCCATTAGAGCAAACTAGCACACCGATGCTGAATTTAAAGCAAGTCCATGAAGCTTTTGCTCAAGCTTCCAGCTACGAGATGACCCATCCAGTCAAGGGAGATGACAACTACTACATCATCTTTACTTCTGGTACGACTGGTAAGCCTAAGGGAGTGCAGATCTCCCATGATAATCTCCTCAGCTTTACCAACTGGATGATTACAGATAAGGAATTTGCGACGCCAAGTCGTCCGCAAATGCTGGCTCAGCCCCCTTATTCTTTTGACCTATCTGTCATGTATTGGGCGCCAACCTTGGCACTGGGTGGCACGCTTTTCGCTCTTCCTTCAGCCATTACTCAGGACTTTAAGCAACTCTTTGCGATCATCTTTGCATTGCCAATCGCTATCTGGACCTCAACGCCTTCTTTTGCAGATATGGCCATGTTGTCAGAAGACTTTAACAGCGAGAAAATGCCTGGCATCACGCATTTCTACTTTGATGGTGAAGAATTGACGGTCAAAACTGCTCAAAAACTGCGCGAGCGATTCCCAGATGCTCGTATTATCAATGCCTATGGTCCAACAGAAGCGACAGTAGCTTTGTCAGCAGTTGCCGTCACTGATGAGATGTTGACGACTCTCAAACGCCTGCCAATCGGCTATACCAAGGCCGATTCTCCGACCTTTATCATTGATGAGGAAGGTAAGAAAGTTCCAAATGGTGAGCAAGGAGAAATCATTGTTTCAGGGCCAGCTGTTTCAAAAGGCTATATGAATAATCCTGAAAAAACGGCAGAAGCTTTCTTTGAGTTCGAAGGTCTTCCAGCCTACCACACAGGGGATGTAGGAACCATGACAGATGAGGGATTGCTTCTCTATGGTGGACGCATGGATTTCCAGATTAAGTTTAATGGTTATCGCATTGAGCTGGAAGATGTCTCTCAAAACCTCAACAAGTCTCGCTTTATCGAGTCGGCTGTTGCTGTCCCACGTTATAACAAGGACCACAAGGTACAAAATCTACTGGCCTATGTCATCCTAAAAGACGGTGTCCGTCAGCAGTTTGAGCGTGATATCGATATTACCAAGGCTATCAAGGAAGACCTAGCAGATATCATGATGTCCTATATGATGCCGTCTAAGTTTCTTTATCGAGATAGTTTACCACTAACGCCTAATGGTAAAATTGACATCAAGGGCTTGATCAATGAGGTAAACAGCCAATGA
- a CDS encoding MIP/aquaporin family protein — translation MMKELFGEFLGTLILILLGNGVVAGVVLPKTKSNNSGWIVITMGWGIAVAVAAFVSGTLSPAHLNPAVTFAMALKGTLSWASVFPYILAQFAGAMVAQILVWLQFKPHYEAEENADNILATFSTGPAIKNTVSNLISEILGTFVLLLTIFALGLYDLQAGLGTFAVGTLIVGIGLSLGGTTGYALNPARDLGPRIMHSILPIPNKGDGDWSYAWIPVVGPIVGAALAVLVFSLF, via the coding sequence ATGATGAAAGAATTATTTGGAGAATTTTTGGGGACCTTAATCCTCATCCTCCTAGGAAATGGAGTTGTAGCAGGTGTGGTTCTTCCCAAAACCAAGAGCAACAATTCAGGATGGATTGTGATTACTATGGGATGGGGAATTGCTGTAGCCGTTGCAGCCTTTGTATCTGGCACGCTTAGTCCAGCCCACCTAAATCCAGCTGTGACGTTTGCTATGGCCTTAAAAGGAACGCTCTCTTGGGCTTCTGTTTTCCCTTATATCCTAGCCCAATTCGCAGGAGCGATGGTGGCTCAGATTTTGGTTTGGTTGCAATTCAAACCGCATTATGAGGCAGAAGAAAATGCAGACAATATCCTAGCAACCTTCAGTACTGGACCAGCAATCAAGAACACAGTATCGAACTTGATCAGCGAAATCCTTGGAACTTTTGTTTTGCTCTTGACAATCTTTGCCTTGGGACTCTATGACCTTCAAGCTGGTTTAGGGACCTTTGCAGTGGGGACCTTGATTGTCGGTATCGGTCTTTCACTAGGTGGGACAACGGGTTATGCCTTGAACCCAGCTCGTGACCTTGGACCTCGTATCATGCACAGCATCTTGCCAATTCCAAACAAGGGAGACGGGGACTGGTCTTATGCTTGGATTCCTGTTGTAGGACCTATTGTTGGTGCGGCCCTAGCAGTTCTCGTATTTTCACTTTTCTAA
- a CDS encoding teichoic acid D-Ala incorporation-associated protein DltX → MKKQRNLHVFLGRTALYFVILLGLLYFFSYLGQSQGTFIYNEF, encoded by the coding sequence ATGAAAAAACAACGAAATTTACATGTATTCTTAGGCCGGACGGCTCTATATTTTGTAATCTTACTTGGTTTGCTTTATTTTTTTAGTTACCTTGGTCAGAGCCAAGGCACCTTTATTTATAATGAGTTCTAG
- the dltB gene encoding D-alanyl-lipoteichoic acid biosynthesis protein DltB gives MMELYKQLPHLEPYGDLQYFLYVIAATLPIFIGLFFKKRFALYEVFVSLFFILTMLVGGKTNQISALILYVIWQVLLVSFYKRYRKQRDSKWIFYLVSFLSLLPIVFVKVSPAIHGPQSLFGFLGISYLTFRAVGVIVELRDGVIKELTIWQFLRFLLFMPTFSSGPIDRFKRFNENYETIPERDELMDMLEEAVKYIMLGFLYKFILAHILGETLLPPLKNLALQTGGFFNLYALAVMYTFGLELFFDFAGYSMFALAISNLMGIHSPINFNKPFLSRDLKEFWNRWHMSLSFWFRDFVFMRMVMVLTRKKVFKNRNVTSSVAYILNMLIMGFWHGVTWYYIAYGLFHGIGLVINDAWVRKKKALNKERKKAGKGSLPENRWIQLLGMVVTFHVVMVSFLIFSGFLNDLWFKK, from the coding sequence ATGATGGAGCTTTATAAACAGCTACCTCATTTGGAACCTTATGGTGATCTTCAGTACTTTTTATACGTAATTGCTGCGACTTTACCTATCTTTATTGGTCTTTTTTTCAAGAAACGTTTTGCCTTGTACGAGGTGTTTGTTAGTCTCTTCTTTATCCTCACCATGTTGGTCGGTGGAAAGACGAATCAAATAAGCGCTTTGATCCTTTATGTTATCTGGCAAGTACTTCTTGTATCTTTCTACAAAAGGTACAGGAAACAACGGGATAGTAAATGGATATTTTACCTGGTTAGCTTTCTATCCCTATTGCCAATCGTCTTTGTGAAAGTATCTCCTGCTATTCATGGACCTCAATCTTTGTTTGGATTTTTAGGGATTTCTTACTTGACCTTTCGTGCAGTTGGGGTTATCGTTGAGTTGAGAGACGGTGTCATCAAGGAATTAACGATTTGGCAATTCTTACGTTTTCTTCTCTTTATGCCGACTTTCTCAAGTGGTCCTATTGATCGTTTCAAACGCTTCAATGAAAATTACGAGACCATTCCTGAACGGGATGAGTTGATGGACATGCTAGAAGAGGCTGTCAAATATATCATGCTTGGCTTCCTCTACAAGTTTATCTTGGCTCACATTTTAGGAGAGACATTATTGCCTCCGCTGAAAAATTTGGCCTTGCAGACAGGTGGTTTCTTTAACCTCTACGCTTTAGCGGTCATGTACACCTTTGGTCTGGAGCTCTTTTTTGACTTTGCGGGCTACTCTATGTTTGCCTTAGCCATTTCAAACTTGATGGGTATTCATAGTCCTATCAACTTTAACAAGCCCTTTTTGTCAAGGGATTTAAAAGAGTTTTGGAATCGCTGGCACATGAGTCTGTCTTTCTGGTTCCGTGACTTTGTCTTTATGCGGATGGTCATGGTGTTGACCAGAAAGAAGGTCTTTAAAAATCGCAATGTCACTTCAAGTGTAGCCTATATTCTCAATATGCTGATTATGGGATTTTGGCATGGTGTGACCTGGTACTACATCGCCTATGGACTTTTTCATGGGATTGGGCTGGTCATCAATGATGCTTGGGTTCGTAAGAAAAAAGCGCTCAATAAAGAACGGAAAAAAGCTGGAAAGGGTTCCTTACCTGAGAATCGCTGGATTCAGTTGCTTGGCATGGTTGTCACCTTCCATGTCGTGATGGTTTCATTCTTAATCTTTTCTGGATTTTTGAATGATTTATGGTTTAAAAAATAA
- the dltD gene encoding D-alanyl-lipoteichoic acid biosynthesis protein DltD yields MLKRLWLIFGPIFIAGFLVLLLIFFYPGTTSHNLTEEKYSAASVSAESFKERSQKVRALTDPNMRFIPFLGSSEWIRFDSVHPAVLAEKYHRPYRPYFLGQAGAASLNQYFGLQQILPEIENKQAVFVISPQWFTETDYEPAAFQRFFNSDQLTAFLGNQSGDIAAKHAAIRLLKQNPNVALKGIVQKLSKGEELSDVDQVAIDIFARFNEKQSALFGQFSIRGQLKYKEHVENYLKDLPDQFSYDELEKIVRKDAEANTTNNDMGMENHFYTREIQKDLKKWEGYQKNYNFLKSSEYNDLQLVLNQFAKSNVNVLFVIQPVNKKWMEYTGLSEEMYQHAVEKIRYQLESQGFTNIADFSKNGGDPYFVKDTIHLGWLGWLAFDKVVNPFLTDPKPAPDYKMNDRFFSKDWATYDGNIKDFK; encoded by the coding sequence ATGCTTAAACGCTTGTGGCTGATCTTCGGGCCTATCTTCATTGCTGGATTTTTGGTTCTTCTACTCATCTTTTTTTATCCAGGTACAACAAGCCATAATCTGACGGAGGAGAAATACTCGGCGGCTTCTGTTAGTGCAGAGAGTTTTAAAGAGAGAAGCCAAAAAGTAAGGGCTCTTACGGATCCAAATATGCGTTTTATTCCTTTTCTAGGGTCCAGTGAATGGATTCGATTTGATAGTGTCCATCCAGCTGTTTTAGCAGAAAAATACCATCGTCCCTATCGTCCTTACTTTCTAGGTCAAGCAGGAGCAGCCTCTCTCAATCAATATTTTGGTCTACAGCAAATTTTGCCAGAAATAGAGAATAAGCAGGCTGTATTTGTGATTTCGCCTCAGTGGTTTACGGAGACAGATTATGAACCCGCAGCGTTTCAGAGATTTTTTAACAGTGACCAATTAACAGCTTTTTTGGGAAATCAATCTGGTGACATTGCTGCAAAGCATGCGGCTATTCGATTGTTAAAGCAGAATCCTAATGTTGCATTGAAAGGCATTGTTCAAAAACTGTCAAAGGGTGAAGAATTATCAGATGTTGATCAGGTTGCTATTGATATTTTTGCGCGATTCAACGAAAAACAATCCGCTCTCTTTGGACAATTCTCCATTCGAGGACAACTCAAGTACAAGGAACACGTGGAGAACTATTTAAAAGATCTTCCGGATCAATTTTCTTATGATGAGTTAGAAAAAATTGTTCGTAAGGACGCAGAAGCAAATACGACCAATAACGATATGGGGATGGAAAATCATTTCTATACGAGAGAGATTCAAAAGGATTTAAAAAAATGGGAAGGGTATCAAAAAAATTACAACTTCCTCAAGTCCTCTGAATACAATGATTTGCAGCTGGTCCTCAATCAATTTGCTAAGTCGAATGTCAATGTGCTCTTTGTCATTCAGCCGGTTAACAAGAAGTGGATGGAGTACACAGGGCTCAGCGAAGAGATGTATCAACATGCAGTGGAGAAAATTCGTTACCAATTAGAAAGTCAGGGTTTTACCAATATTGCTGATTTTTCAAAAAATGGAGGGGACCCTTATTTTGTTAAGGACACCATTCATCTAGGATGGTTAGGTTGGCTGGCTTTTGATAAGGTTGTCAATCCTTTCTTGACGGATCCGAAACCAGCTCCAGACTACAAGATGAATGACCGCTTCTTTAGCAAGGACTGGGCGACCTATGATGGGAACATCAAAGATTTCAAATAA
- the dltC gene encoding D-alanine--poly(phosphoribitol) ligase subunit DltC, which produces MDIKSEVIEIIDELFMEDVSDMMDEDLFDAGVLDSMGTVELIVEIENRFDIRVPVTEFGRDDWNTANKIVEGITELKNA; this is translated from the coding sequence ATGGATATCAAATCAGAAGTTATTGAAATTATTGATGAGTTGTTTATGGAAGATGTTTCTGACATGATGGATGAAGATCTTTTTGATGCCGGTGTCTTGGATAGCATGGGAACGGTTGAATTGATTGTGGAGATTGAAAACCGTTTTGACATTCGTGTTCCAGTGACGGAGTTCGGTCGTGATGACTGGAATACGGCTAATAAAATCGTAGAAGGTATTACGGAGTTGAAGAATGCTTAA